A genome region from Erythrolamprus reginae isolate rEryReg1 chromosome 4, rEryReg1.hap1, whole genome shotgun sequence includes the following:
- the LOC139167238 gene encoding tigger transposable element-derived protein 1-like: MAPKRSIRSGGDAKKTRKMLTIKEKIELLDMLKAGHSNVEVGRHYGLNESTVRYIKKDEKKIRQTSLISFNKAAKRVVTPRNKRLMKMEAGLSVWLEDCRKKSIALDTNTIRTKAQQLYNRLEHTDADGVDRDEGADDPGDPQPSTSASLASAPATFTASKGWFEKFQRRYGLKSVSLHGEAASADTGAAENFVQGTFKELIAEGGYLPEQVFNMDETGLFWKRMPSRTFLMQDEAKAPGFKAMKDRVTLIMCGNAAGFLLKPGLIYRSRNPRALKNRNKNSLPVYWMHNPKAWITKPLTRDWFNQCFIPQVQVYLAGKGLNFKVLLLMDNAGGHDDLEHEHDGVQVEFLPPNTTSLIQPMDQGVIRAFKALYMRNSLASIVAAMDADANFTLKAYWRQYTIASCLTNIRSALVDMKSQTMNACWKKLWPEVVHAHRGFAPEEIQDAAVQNSVKLAQALGGEGFVDMTPEEVNGLLDEHGLPLTDKDLEELTRSASEEEEEEGAEQGEEQEDVGLTLERLAEMNKAAANLQRMAELWDPHMTRYFQFKASLDNTIAPYRALLAKEKKKRQQLPITMFVTRTKRSATTSPAASIVDMVIEEDPDLS, encoded by the exons atggcacctaaacgttcaaTCCGGAGTGGaggcgatgctaaaaagacccggaagatgttgacaatcaaggaaaagattgaactgttggacatgctgaaagcgggacattctaatgtagaggttggtcgccattatgggctcaacgaatcgactgtgcgatacattaagaaagatgagaagaagataaggcaaacttctctgatatcattcaacaaggctgccaaaagagtagtgacgcctagaaacaaaaggcttatgaagatggaagctggtttgtctgtgtggctagaagactgccgaaaaaagagcattgctttggatacgaacactatccgaaccaaggcgcagcaattgtacaaccgtcttgaacacACAGATGCAGATGGGGTAGACCGAG atgaaggcgcTGATGACCCTGGAGACCCCCAGCCGTCAACATCTGCTTCTttagcctcagccccagccacattcacagcaagcaaagggtggtttgagaaatttcaacggcgctatggcctgaagagtgtgtcattgcacggagaagctgcctcagcagatacaggtgcagccgaaaactttgtccagggcacgtttaaagagctaattgcagaagggggctaccttccagaacaggtgttcaacatggacgaaacaggcctgttctggaagaggatgccttcaaggactttcttgatgcaagatgaagccaaagcccctggctttaaggccatgaaagatcgggtgactttgatcatgtgtgggaatgcagcaggctttttgctgaagccagggctaatctataggtcacgaaatccaagagccctcaagaacagaaacaagaattcattgccagtgtactggatgcataatcctaaagcatggattacaaaacccctcacgcgggactggtttaatcagtgcttcatcccacaggtgcaggtttatttggctggcaaaggactcaatttcaaagtgcttctcctaatggacaatgcgggaggccatgatgacctggaacatgaacatgatggggtgcaagtcgaattcttgccaccaaacaccacatcgcttatccagccgatggatcaaggtgttatccgcgcatttaaggcactgtacatgcgcaattctcttgcaagcatcgtggcagcaatggatgctgatgcaaacttcacattgaaggcctactggcgtcagtacacaattgcatcttgtctgacgaacattcggagtgccttagtggatatgaagtcgcagacaatgaatgcctgctggaagaaattgtggccagaggtggtgcatgctcacagggggtttgctcccgaagaaattcaagatgctgcagtccagaactctgtgaagctggcacaggcactgggtggagaaggcttcgttgacatgacaccagaggaagtcaatggtttgcttgatgagcatggcctaccgctgacagacaaagatctggaggagctgaccaggtcagcgagtgaagaagaggaggaagagggagctgaACAAGGTGAGGaacaagaagatgttggcctaacgctggagcggcttgcagaaatgaacaaagctgctgcaaatctccaacgcatggcggaactttgggatccccacatgactcgctattttcaatttaaggcctcccttgacaacaccattgcaccatacagagccttgttagccaaggaaaagaaaaagcgccaacaactgcccataactatgtttgtcacgagaaccaagaggtctgccacaacatcacctgcagcgtccattgtagacatggtgatagaagaagatcccgatttatcctag